The DNA window CATCCTTGACCGGCTCTTTCCATTCACCCGACACGTTCATTCATCCTGTTCAGAGTGTTTGCCTGCAACCATTCGCCCAGTTGCGAAAAGTGCTCGATCGCCAGCTTCGGTCCGTGCTGGCGGAGAACATCCAACGATTGCGCGCCATAACCGACAGCCACCGAATCCATCTCGGCATTGCGTGCCATCTGCAGGTCGAAGACCGAATCACCGATCATCAAGGCCCGAGAGGGATGACAATCACAGATCGAAAGAATTTCATGCAACATGAGCGGGTCAGGCTTACTCGCCGTCTCATCGGCCGCCCGCGTGACATCGAAGAACGTTTGCCAACCCTGCCCGCTCAGCACCTTGTCGAGCCCAAGACGGCGCTTTCCCGTGGCCACGGCCAATTGGTAACCCTGCTCACGAAAGGCCAGCAGCGACTGCCGAACCCCATCGAACAACGCCGACGGCTGCTCCTCCAGGGCCAGGTAGTGCTGCCTGTAGCCCATATGGAAACGCTCGCGCAGCGCCTCATCCTGTACATGCGGGTAGAGCACATCGATAGCGCGGGACAGCGACAAGCCAATGATCCCGCGAATGCTCTCGTCGTCGCACACCGGCAGGCCGCAGGCGACCGCCCCCACTTTCACCGATTCGACGATGCGCTCGATGGAGTTGGCCAACGTGCCGTCCCAGTCGAAAATCAGCAGTTGATAGCTACCCACGTCGCTGTCACTCACTCAACTTCTCCAAGGTGTTTGCCCACGATTCATCCACCGGCGCTTCGAGCTGCAACTCACCTCCGTCAGGCAAGGGCACCTTCAAGGCATACGCGTGCAGAAACAGACGCTTTCCGCCCAGATCGCGCACTTCCCGCGTGAAGTCCTCATCGCCATATTTGCTGTCGCCGGCAATCGCATGCCCGGCATGCCGGGCATGCACACGAATCTGATGGGTTCTTCCGGTCACGGGACGCGCTTCGACCAGGGTGGCGAAATCGCCAAAACGCCGCAGCACGCGAAACAAGGTCAAGGCCTCCTTGCCCTCGTCATCCACCTCGACCATGCGCTCACCGGAGCGCAGGGTGTTCTTTTGCAGCGGCGCATTGACCTGCTTGCAGGACGTCTCCCAGCGACCACGCACCAGTGCCATATAGCGCTTGTCGACACCGTCACCACGCAGGGCCTCGTGCAGGTGGCGCAACATGCTGCGCTTCTTCGCCACCATCAGCAGCCCCGACGTGTCGCGATCCAGACGATGGACCAGCTCCAGCTCGCGGGCATCCGGACGCAACTGACGCAACGCCTCGATAACGCCAAAACTGAGTCCACTGCCGCCATGCACGGCGATGCCTGCTGGCTTGTTGAGCACGAGCAGGCCCTTGTCCTCATGCACGATGGCCGCCTCCAGGCGCTCCAGCAGCGCTTGCGCCACTGGCGCAGGCTCATTGGCTTCACTCAAGCGCAATGGAGGCACACGCACGAGGTCGCCTGCCTGCAATTTGTACTCGGGCTTTATCCGACCTTTATTAACACGCACTTCGCCTTTGCGCAGGATGCGATAGATCAGCGTCTTGGGGACGCCTTTCAACTGGGTACGCAGGAAGTTATCGATTCGTTGGCCGGCGAACTCCGGCGCCACCTCGAGCATTTGCACGCCAGAAGTCGGGGGGGTAGTAGTGGTCATGCGCGGAATGGTATCAATTTTCATGGATTTGAAGCACTTAAACATTGCTGTTATAGTCGCGGCGCCGCCAAAAGCGGCCAGGTCCGTGGGTGCATGCGAATTAGCCACCCCTTACCCGGTAAAAGTTCGAGGACGTGAGGCCGTCCAGGAATGCTTTCCTCGATGCAGAGAGAGCCTTCGAACAAGCCTTGAAGACATGATGCGTGCCCCCTCTGCTGGGGAATCGCGATAATCGATAACCCGCCCCTGATTCTGCGAGCGGCACCCGATTTTCAACGTATTGCGTGTTGGGTGGAGATGCACCGCCGTCGGTTTGCGTAGCAAAGGCTTTCATAGACGCTTAGATTCCGTCCGCTACCGCTTGGCTGATTCCTCCTCCCTGACCTGTTAGCCGCGACCCTTGCTGAGGGCTGTGGCAGGAGACGTCGTCGCGATGCCGGCCCTGTTGGCCTGACACCGCTGGACACTGGAGTGCCTTACAACCATTCCTGACGCGCCTGACACCGACTGCGAAAGTCGTGTTTGCCGAACGCCGTTTCCGGTGGCAACGGAAACCGACGGTACTACATGAAAAGAATGCTCATCAACGCAACTCAGCCCGAAGAGTTGCGTGTCGCACTGGTCGATGGCCAGCGCTTGTTCGACCTGGACATCGAGTCCGGCGCACGCGAACAGAAGAAAGCCAATATCTACAAGGGCAAGATCACCCGCGTAGAGCCCAGCCTCGAAGCCGCCTTCGTCGACTTCGGCGCCGAACGCCACGGTTTTCTCCCACTCAAGGAAATCTCCCGCGAGTATTTCAAGAAGGCTCCCGAAGGCCGCATCAACATCAAGGACGTCCTGAGCGAAGGCCAGGAAGTCATCGTCCAGGTGGAAAAGGAAGAGCGCGGCAACAAAGGCGCAGCCCTGACCACCTTCATCAGCCTTGCCGGTCGCTACCTGGTACTGATGCCCAACAACCCACGTGCCGGTGGCATTTCCCGCCGCATCGAGGGCGAAGAGCGCAACGAACTGCGTGAAGCACTGAATGGCCTGAACGTCCCCGCCGACATGGGCCTGATCGTGCGCACCGCCGGCCTTGGCCGCTCCAGCGAAGAAATGCAGTGGGACCTCGACTACCTGCTGCAACTGTGGAGCGCCGTCAAGGAAGCCTCCCTGGATCGCTCGGCGCCCTTCCTGATCTATCAGGAATCCAACGTCATCATCCGCGCCATTCGTGACTACCTGCGCCAGGACATCGGCGAAGTGCTGATCGACAGCGTCGACGCCCAGAACGAAGCACTGTCGTTCATCCAGCAAGTCATGCCGCAGTACGCCAGCAAGATCAAGCTGTACGAAGACAGCGTGCCGCTGTTCAACCGCTTCCAGATCGAAAGCCAGATCGAAACCGCCTTCCAGCGCGAAGTGAAGCTGCCATCCGGCGGCTCCATCGTCATCGATCCGACCGAAGCCCTGGTGTCCATCGACATCAACTCGGCGCGCGCCACCAAAGGCGGCGACATCGAAGAAACCGCACTGCAGACCAACCTGGAAGCGGCCGAAGAAATCGCCCGCCAACTGCGCCTGCGCGACATCGGCGGCCTGATCGTGATCGACTTCATCGACATGACCCCGGCCAAGAACCAGCGCGCCGTGGAAGAGAAAGTCCGCGAAGCCCTGGAAGCCGACCGTGCCCGTATCCAGGTCGGCCGCATCTCGCGCTTCGGCCTGCTGGAAATGTCCCGCCAGCGCCTGCGTCCTTCGCTGGGCGAAACCAGCGGCATCGTCTGCCCGCGCTGCAACGGCCAAGGCATCATCCGCGACGTGGAATCCCTGTCGCTGGCGATCCTGCGCCTGATCGAAGAAGAAGCGCTGAAGGACCGCACCGCCGAAGTACGTGCTCGCGTACCGTTCCAGGTCGCGGCCTTCCTGCTCAACGAAAAACGCAACTCGATCACCAAGATCGAGCTGCGCACCCGTGCACGCATCTTCATCCTGCCGGACGACCACCTGGAAACTCCGCATTTCGAAGTCCAGCGCCTGCGTGATGACAGCCCCGAGCTGACTGTCGCCCAAGCCAGCTACGAAATGAGCCACAGCGAAGCGGATGAGACCCAGCCGGCCAGCGCCACTCGCACCCTGGTCCGCCAGGAAGCCGCCGTGAAGACCGCGCCGCAACGCAGCGCGCCGGCGCCAACCCCAAACCCCGTCACCGCCCCGGCTCCTGCAGCCGCGAAAAGCGGCGAACCCAGCCTGTTCAAGGGGCTGGTGAAATCGCTGGTTGGCCTGTTCGCAGGCAAGCAGGAGGAACAACAACCGGTCGCCGAGCAGAAGCCCGCCAGCCAGGCTCGCACCCAGCGTAACGACGAGCGCCGTAGCGGTCGCCAGCAGAACCGTCGCCGTGATGGCAGCCGTAGCGAAGAGCGCAAGCCTCGCGAAGAACGCCAGGAGCGCCAGGAGCGTCCGGCACGCGAGGAACGCCAACCGCGTCCGCCGCGTGAAGAGCGCAAACCTCGCGAACAGCAGCAGGAGAATGGCTCGAGCGAAGCGCCAGCCCGCCGCGAGCGCGCACCTCGCGAAGAGCGCCAACCGCGTGAAGAGCGCAAACGCGAACTGCGCGCCCCGCTGGACGAAAACACCGAAAACCAGGCCGTGGCCGAAGAGAGCGTAGAGCGCAAGCCTCGCCAGCCGCGTGAAGAACGTAAACCGCGTGCCGAGCAGCAGGTGCCTGCCGCCAGCCTCGAAGAAGA is part of the Pseudomonas sp. ABC1 genome and encodes:
- a CDS encoding HAD-IA family hydrolase, with the protein product MGSYQLLIFDWDGTLANSIERIVESVKVGAVACGLPVCDDESIRGIIGLSLSRAIDVLYPHVQDEALRERFHMGYRQHYLALEEQPSALFDGVRQSLLAFREQGYQLAVATGKRRLGLDKVLSGQGWQTFFDVTRAADETASKPDPLMLHEILSICDCHPSRALMIGDSVFDLQMARNAEMDSVAVGYGAQSLDVLRQHGPKLAIEHFSQLGEWLQANTLNRMNERVG
- the rluC gene encoding 23S rRNA pseudouridine(955/2504/2580) synthase RluC, which gives rise to MTTTTPPTSGVQMLEVAPEFAGQRIDNFLRTQLKGVPKTLIYRILRKGEVRVNKGRIKPEYKLQAGDLVRVPPLRLSEANEPAPVAQALLERLEAAIVHEDKGLLVLNKPAGIAVHGGSGLSFGVIEALRQLRPDARELELVHRLDRDTSGLLMVAKKRSMLRHLHEALRGDGVDKRYMALVRGRWETSCKQVNAPLQKNTLRSGERMVEVDDEGKEALTLFRVLRRFGDFATLVEARPVTGRTHQIRVHARHAGHAIAGDSKYGDEDFTREVRDLGGKRLFLHAYALKVPLPDGGELQLEAPVDESWANTLEKLSE
- the rne gene encoding ribonuclease E produces the protein MKRMLINATQPEELRVALVDGQRLFDLDIESGAREQKKANIYKGKITRVEPSLEAAFVDFGAERHGFLPLKEISREYFKKAPEGRINIKDVLSEGQEVIVQVEKEERGNKGAALTTFISLAGRYLVLMPNNPRAGGISRRIEGEERNELREALNGLNVPADMGLIVRTAGLGRSSEEMQWDLDYLLQLWSAVKEASLDRSAPFLIYQESNVIIRAIRDYLRQDIGEVLIDSVDAQNEALSFIQQVMPQYASKIKLYEDSVPLFNRFQIESQIETAFQREVKLPSGGSIVIDPTEALVSIDINSARATKGGDIEETALQTNLEAAEEIARQLRLRDIGGLIVIDFIDMTPAKNQRAVEEKVREALEADRARIQVGRISRFGLLEMSRQRLRPSLGETSGIVCPRCNGQGIIRDVESLSLAILRLIEEEALKDRTAEVRARVPFQVAAFLLNEKRNSITKIELRTRARIFILPDDHLETPHFEVQRLRDDSPELTVAQASYEMSHSEADETQPASATRTLVRQEAAVKTAPQRSAPAPTPNPVTAPAPAAAKSGEPSLFKGLVKSLVGLFAGKQEEQQPVAEQKPASQARTQRNDERRSGRQQNRRRDGSRSEERKPREERQERQERPAREERQPRPPREERKPREQQQENGSSEAPARRERAPREERQPREERKRELRAPLDENTENQAVAEESVERKPRQPREERKPRAEQQVPAASLEEEIEDSNEQDDGEAGENGENGERPRRRSRGQRRRSNRRERQRDANGNEIADDESDDTSAPVNASDLAVAASAAAIIANSVEAVTESNDQPTVNETEPAAPAVAQEEPAAAPVVANEDLSGLETTEAVDTEHEQAPQAQAVEPVEPVEPVEQQQAPAIEPTQEAEPAAAPVIEAKAETQPEHAAEEVTVTETQESSDVQPEPEQQPAIAEPEPAPAPVTSSGRASNDPREVRRRQKEEAERLKAAQAAAQDEAPAEEHQSTDKPQA